In a single window of the Flavobacterium sp. W4I14 genome:
- a CDS encoding hypothetical protein (product_source=Hypo-rule applied; pfam=PF11251; superfamily=48613) — MHPNIIKIQERIEPLRQEIINHKVYSAISEIEDLRVFMEHHIFAVWDFMSLLKALQINLTCTTLPWFPVGDPVTRQLINEIVVGEESDVDTDGAIKSHFELYLDAMNQCGANTEPIDIFLQELKKGKSFNEAFETADVPAAAKDFVNATFETINSGKTHLQAASFTFGREDLIPNMFFSMVNDLNSTQADKVSIFKYYLERHIEVDGDHHSHLALSMTEKLCEKNETFWAEAEETTIQALQKRIDLWDAAYTEIVKNKVEA, encoded by the coding sequence ATGCATCCTAACATTATAAAAATCCAGGAAAGAATAGAGCCGCTTAGGCAAGAAATTATTAACCATAAAGTTTATTCGGCTATTAGTGAAATAGAAGATCTCCGGGTTTTTATGGAACACCACATTTTTGCTGTTTGGGATTTTATGTCGTTGCTTAAAGCCCTACAAATTAATTTAACCTGCACTACTTTGCCCTGGTTCCCGGTAGGTGATCCTGTTACCCGGCAATTGATCAATGAAATTGTGGTCGGTGAAGAATCGGATGTAGATACCGATGGAGCGATTAAAAGCCACTTCGAGTTATATTTAGATGCCATGAATCAGTGCGGTGCCAATACCGAACCCATCGATATCTTTTTACAGGAACTAAAAAAAGGAAAAAGTTTTAACGAAGCTTTCGAGACAGCGGATGTTCCTGCAGCAGCAAAGGATTTTGTAAATGCGACTTTCGAAACCATCAACAGTGGAAAAACACATTTACAAGCAGCAAGTTTTACTTTTGGTCGCGAGGATTTAATTCCAAACATGTTTTTTAGCATGGTGAATGACCTGAACAGTACCCAGGCTGATAAAGTTTCAATCTTTAAATATTACCTCGAGCGCCATATAGAAGTAGATGGCGATCACCACAGCCATTTGGCACTCTCTATGACGGAGAAGCTTTGTGAAAAAAATGAAACCTTTTGGGCCGAAGCAGAAGAGACCACAATACAAGCTTTGCAGAAAAGGATCGACCTGTGGGATGCGGCCTATACCGAAATTGTTAAAAATAAAGTTGAAGCGTAA